A window of Candidatus Hydrogenedentota bacterium contains these coding sequences:
- a CDS encoding phage portal protein, whose amino-acid sequence MTAKATTSKTKSTRAGKAAVAKPISSSKSKHVAVRSFAAAQTDRLLAGWRLDGGFSAQEIRGQLATIRGRSREMAKNNPHFKRWLQLISINVVGDGFGFKSTPHDGFPGAKDFRLDALASRFIEYHFWRWSTWRDPETNLTWCDATGRKTLAEMDALNAKTEARDGEYFMLPQVADNPYGISFRIVRPDACDETYFREATATENPVYCGVELDRRTGATVAYYFHSTDPKSGYYGRGGPLLRVPAAKVIHGFMPEDEDQTRGIPWGHAALVKLKMLEEYDKAEITAARDEACSVRTYFAHGDDPEGIRDLTLEDYADEANAYMQEKEPGQAEVLPPGWDSKVNVPQHPNRELTAFKASMLRDVASGFGVEYSNFSNDWAGVSFSSVRVGTISERDMWTQLQNKFIAQNKSPVFLMWLKSFLGLAVSGTYPAEKFPKFAEHEFRGRRWMWVDPMKDMNAADMAVSRGWKTNAQVAADLGTDFDDNVEELKREEIVKAGDTKEAVPVLNGAQITAALEIMQSYATGGIGKEAAIALLTAAGVPQDAAMNMVGKQKVEKPHEEEKPATDEE is encoded by the coding sequence GCCACCACCAGCAAAACAAAAAGCACGCGGGCCGGGAAAGCCGCTGTAGCCAAGCCCATCTCTTCATCGAAATCGAAGCACGTCGCCGTCCGCTCGTTCGCGGCGGCGCAGACCGACCGCCTGCTGGCCGGATGGCGGCTGGACGGCGGATTCAGCGCGCAGGAAATACGCGGCCAGCTCGCCACGATTCGCGGGCGTTCGCGCGAGATGGCGAAAAACAACCCGCACTTCAAGCGTTGGTTGCAGCTCATCTCCATAAACGTCGTCGGCGACGGGTTTGGCTTCAAGTCCACGCCGCACGACGGGTTCCCAGGCGCAAAGGATTTCCGGCTGGACGCGCTTGCTTCTCGTTTCATCGAGTACCACTTCTGGCGGTGGTCGACGTGGCGCGACCCGGAGACGAACCTGACGTGGTGCGACGCTACCGGGCGCAAGACGCTCGCCGAAATGGACGCGCTAAACGCCAAGACGGAGGCGCGGGACGGCGAGTATTTCATGCTTCCGCAGGTGGCCGACAATCCCTACGGCATATCCTTCCGCATCGTCCGGCCGGACGCCTGCGACGAAACCTATTTCCGCGAGGCCACGGCGACGGAGAATCCAGTCTATTGCGGCGTCGAACTGGATCGCCGCACCGGCGCGACGGTGGCCTATTATTTCCATTCGACGGACCCGAAGAGCGGCTACTACGGGAGGGGCGGGCCGCTGCTGCGCGTTCCGGCCGCGAAGGTGATCCACGGGTTCATGCCGGAGGACGAAGACCAGACGCGCGGGATTCCGTGGGGCCACGCGGCGCTCGTAAAGCTGAAAATGCTCGAAGAGTACGACAAGGCCGAAATCACGGCGGCGCGGGACGAGGCTTGCAGCGTGCGGACCTATTTCGCGCACGGCGACGATCCAGAAGGAATCCGCGACTTGACGCTTGAAGACTACGCCGACGAGGCGAACGCCTATATGCAGGAGAAGGAACCGGGGCAGGCGGAAGTCCTGCCGCCAGGCTGGGATTCCAAGGTCAACGTTCCGCAGCATCCGAACCGCGAGCTGACGGCGTTCAAGGCATCCATGCTGCGCGACGTGGCGAGCGGGTTCGGCGTCGAATATTCCAATTTCAGCAACGACTGGGCTGGCGTTTCGTTCTCATCCGTTCGCGTCGGGACCATCTCCGAACGAGACATGTGGACGCAGCTCCAAAATAAGTTCATCGCCCAGAACAAGTCGCCGGTTTTCCTCATGTGGCTCAAGTCGTTTTTGGGACTCGCCGTCAGCGGCACCTACCCGGCGGAGAAGTTTCCGAAGTTCGCGGAGCACGAGTTCCGCGGGCGGCGCTGGATGTGGGTGGACCCGATGAAGGACATGAACGCCGCCGACATGGCCGTTTCGCGCGGATGGAAGACGAACGCGCAGGTGGCCGCCGACTTGGGTACGGACTTCGACGACAACGTCGAGGAATTGAAGCGCGAGGAAATCGTCAAGGCCGGAGATACGAAGGAGGCCGTCCCGGTGTTGAACGGAGCGCAAATAACCGCCGCTCTGGAAATCATGCAGTCATACGCGACCGGAGGAATCGGAAAGGAAGCGGCCATTGCGCTGCTTACGGCGGCGGGGGTTCCGCAGGACGCCGCGATGAACATGGTCGGAAAGCAGAAAGTTGAAAAACCACATGAAGAAGAAAAACCAGCAACCGACGAAGAATAG